The Prochlorococcus sp. MIT 0801 genomic sequence AGGAATTCTCTAAACCAGTCACGACCTTGTTGCTTAAGCATTTCAACTTTAGCGGCTATCCAGGGTGATTCTAAAGTAGGCAATGGAATCACTGGAAAAATTAATTGATCTGGTGTTGGTAAATTGTACTGATTAATAATCCACCATTTACAACTACAACAAATAATCCCATTAGACTCAATATCAGTAGTTTCATGAACTACTCTCAATCCAAATTCTCCAGCCAATTCACTAGTTATCTGAAGTCGTAGTTGTAAATCATCTACCAAAATGATAGTTGGATGAGTACGACCAAGAATTAATCTTTGACACTGTCTTAAAACATGACTATAAAAATCAGACGTATTTGGCAAAGGTTGTCTTTTAGGGACAAATAAAGGAATAGGTTCTTGATTAAATTTATTTCCTAAATTCACCTTTACAGTGAAAGTAAATTTTTTATTATTTAAATCTATAAAGAAAGAATCGCTTTGACCTGAAGTAGTCAGCATTAAAAGAGTATTTTTTGATAACAAACCCGCGAGAGTTTTTAAAGGAGTCAAAGGTTGAATATGCAAATCCCAACTCAGTTTCCGATTATCTAGTTTCGCCCATGTTACCCATTCATTGTTAACCGTATTAAAAGCTTGTTTCCACGGAATTGTTGAAGGTAAATCATCTTTGAGAATTGCTTTTAATGCTAAAAATTCCCTATGATCAATTCTTACAACAGCATTAGAAGTTACTGCTTGACTGAAAAGACTTCGACTTATACGCTCATGAACTTCAACAATTGAAGCTTCGAAACGTGAGTGAGAAGCAATTAAATCCTCCCAGTCTTTTGGGGTAATTTTAATAGACATAGGTTCTCTAAGCTCACTAGAAATAAACTCAGATTCAGGAAATATTAATTGGCGATTTTTTAATAAATCTTTTTCATACGCAAAAATAAAATCTTGGTATCTTAGAACCCAAATTTTTTTATCTGAGGGAGTTAATTCAATTCCTTCTACATAATCGAAACCTAATCGACTAGATTCTAACTTTGGTAATTCCACTTCAAGCAAGAGTCGATATTGTCTCTCTGAAAGAATTAGAACAATATTATCGTTATGCAGACAAAGTGGAATCAAAAGACCAGGCCACCAAAAATTTCTACTGTCACTTGATAGTTGAATAAAAGTATTATCTTTACGACTTAGGCTTCTAGATATCAATCTTGTTAGTGTCAAATTATGAGGCCATAGAGCAAGATTGTTTTGATAGTATTTTTTTAGATGTTTATGTGAATTCACCTCAAGCATTAGTAGTACCGTTTATCAATAAATTCTTTTAATCATGTTGCCCTATCAATAAAGATATAGAACAATACTATGTATGGAGCTTAAAACAAAAACCGCTGAAAATATTGGAATTGTTGGATTAGGTCTAATTGGAGGCTCCTTAGGCTTAGATCTCCAAAAGCTTGGATATACAGTTTATGGGATTACTCATCGAGAAAAAACTGCACAAAAAGCCAGAGAAAGAAAACTTGCCCAAATTGTTAGTACTGATCCAAACGTATTAGACAATTGTTCTCTTGTTTATATTGCTTTACCACTTGAGCAGCTCCTAAATCCTTCAACAGCTTTAATCAATGCCATTCCTAAAAATGCTGTTGTTACGGATGTTGGATCTGTAAAAGTCCCTATTTTAAATACTTGGGACACGCTACATCCGCGGTTTGTAGCTAGTCATCCAATGACAGGAACAGAAGAATCTGGCGTTAACGCAGGTCGTCATGATTTATTTAAAAATAAGCCATGGGTGGTTACTCCAAGTAAAAAAACTGATCAAAAAGCCCTCGAAATCGTGCACCAAATTTCTTTATCACTCGGGAGTCAATGGATAAGCTCTGAAGCTCAAATACATGATGAAGCTGTAGGCTTGATTTCACATTTACCAGTTCTAATTAGCGCAGCATTTCTGAATACACTCAGTGCAGAAGCAAAGCCCTCCTTATATTCACTTGCAAAAAGTATTGCATCCAGTGGGTTTGCTGACACCTCCAGAGTCGGAGGTGGTAACCCAGAACTAGGAGTCTCTATGGCAAAATTTAATAAGAAAAATATAGAGAGACATTTGGCATCTTATAGACATTCTTTAGATCTTTTTGAAAAATATTTACTTGAAGAAAACTGGAGTGATCTAGAAAAAATACTAGTCAATGCCCAGGAAAAAAGACAGGATTTTACTTTAAAACCTACTAATTAAAGACAGGGATATTTAAATGTCTACCTTTAGATTCCATTATTTGTCTGACAACCATCATAGCTGATTGGCTTACGCCAGCTGTACCTTCGCCAGGATAAATTGAATCTCCACAAAGCCATAAACCCCTAAGAGGGGTCCTACTTGCCAAGCCAAAAGGACCAAATTGATCTGGATGTTG encodes the following:
- a CDS encoding helicase gives rise to the protein MLEVNSHKHLKKYYQNNLALWPHNLTLTRLISRSLSRKDNTFIQLSSDSRNFWWPGLLIPLCLHNDNIVLILSERQYRLLLEVELPKLESSRLGFDYVEGIELTPSDKKIWVLRYQDFIFAYEKDLLKNRQLIFPESEFISSELREPMSIKITPKDWEDLIASHSRFEASIVEVHERISRSLFSQAVTSNAVVRIDHREFLALKAILKDDLPSTIPWKQAFNTVNNEWVTWAKLDNRKLSWDLHIQPLTPLKTLAGLLSKNTLLMLTTSGQSDSFFIDLNNKKFTFTVKVNLGNKFNQEPIPLFVPKRQPLPNTSDFYSHVLRQCQRLILGRTHPTIILVDDLQLRLQITSELAGEFGLRVVHETTDIESNGIICCSCKWWIINQYNLPTPDQLIFPVIPLPTLESPWIAAKVEMLKQQGRDWFREFLFPETLAILLKSLVIIRGEHVRVAILDGRMHYRSWGKLIFEALEPWVELERLLPY
- a CDS encoding prephenate/arogenate dehydrogenase, translated to MELKTKTAENIGIVGLGLIGGSLGLDLQKLGYTVYGITHREKTAQKARERKLAQIVSTDPNVLDNCSLVYIALPLEQLLNPSTALINAIPKNAVVTDVGSVKVPILNTWDTLHPRFVASHPMTGTEESGVNAGRHDLFKNKPWVVTPSKKTDQKALEIVHQISLSLGSQWISSEAQIHDEAVGLISHLPVLISAAFLNTLSAEAKPSLYSLAKSIASSGFADTSRVGGGNPELGVSMAKFNKKNIERHLASYRHSLDLFEKYLLEENWSDLEKILVNAQEKRQDFTLKPTN